A genomic window from Streptococcus sanguinis includes:
- a CDS encoding IS30 family transposase: protein MTYTHLTTNELVMIEAYYKEGIKVTDIIKALGRSKQTIYNVINYLKEGHSAYDYYERYKVNKKRCGRNKTRLIQSEKNFIQTHLEQNWSLDVIKGTYPDRVSCSMRTLYRLADRGILKKEDLPWKGKRKPNGHSEKRGKQAFRRDLRERAAIYPNFKTEFGHLEGDTIVGEKHKSAVITLVERLSKAIITLKTNGRKASDIEVSINQWLSQVPSHLFKSITFDCGKEFSNWKSISNAHDIDIFFADPGCPGQRGLNEHSNGLLRRNGLPKQMDFTAISQNYLSAIADKRNRIPRKSLNYQTPYQVFLSYLKSLT, encoded by the coding sequence ATGACCTATACTCATCTTACCACAAACGAGCTTGTAATGATAGAGGCTTACTACAAAGAAGGTATAAAAGTTACAGATATTATAAAAGCTCTTGGAAGATCAAAACAGACCATCTACAATGTCATCAACTATCTGAAAGAAGGGCACTCTGCCTATGACTACTATGAACGGTATAAAGTCAATAAGAAACGATGTGGTCGGAATAAAACAAGGCTTATACAATCAGAAAAAAATTTTATCCAAACTCATTTGGAACAAAATTGGAGCCTTGATGTCATTAAAGGAACTTATCCAGATAGGGTTTCTTGTTCTATGAGAACTCTCTATCGACTAGCAGACCGTGGTATTCTAAAGAAAGAGGATCTCCCTTGGAAAGGCAAAAGAAAACCAAATGGTCATAGCGAAAAACGAGGAAAACAAGCGTTTCGCAGAGATTTACGTGAGAGAGCAGCCATTTATCCTAATTTTAAGACAGAATTTGGTCATCTAGAAGGGGATACCATTGTTGGCGAGAAACACAAAAGTGCGGTTATTACCTTGGTAGAACGCCTCTCAAAAGCCATCATCACACTGAAAACTAATGGACGGAAAGCAAGTGATATTGAGGTTTCCATCAATCAATGGTTGTCTCAAGTTCCCAGCCATCTTTTTAAGTCGATAACTTTTGATTGTGGGAAAGAATTTTCTAATTGGAAGTCTATTTCGAATGCGCATGACATTGATATTTTCTTTGCGGATCCAGGCTGTCCTGGTCAAAGAGGCCTCAATGAACATTCTAATGGCTTATTAAGACGAAATGGATTACCGAAACAAATGGATTTTACTGCTATTTCTCAAAATTATTTATCAGCTATCGCTGATAAAAGAAATAGAATTCCTAGGAAATCTTTAAATTATCAAACACCATACC